Genomic window (Arachis hypogaea cultivar Tifrunner chromosome 13, arahy.Tifrunner.gnm2.J5K5, whole genome shotgun sequence):
aaaaaacttttttcacCTGTCTAAATCACTAATGTTCCAACTAATCTGATACTACGTTCATTTAATGCTAATTTGATTCAAATAAATTTATGAAGATAATAACATAATAATGAAAAGAGGGATCTTTACTTGAGGAGGCAAAGATCGGAGAGAGTGTGTGAGAGCTTGATGTGGCCGAACTCGAAGGCGTGCATGGTAGGTAGATGCAGAAAAGGTCGGTGGCGAATTCGCAGCTATTGAGAGGGAACTTCTCTGATTTGGGCTACTTGGTGGCGGGAGAGTTTTCAAGGTCCCTGAAGAGTAACCTACCGGTATCGACCGCCGTGACGCTCCGTGGCATCCTTAGATTCCAACAAATCACTCATACTACTCGCAGCATCCTCAGATCTAGGATTTCTTTTCGGCATAGATAGAAGCTGAGCTTGCGTTAGATGATTATGCTGGTGATGGTGGTGCTGGTGTTGTTGAGACGCGACCGACACCGATAAGGGAGTGTGTGGCAAAGGGGTTAGAGTGACGGTTGAGGAGGAGGGCAAGGCGGTGGTATTGAGCGACGATGTTGAGATTGGAGTCGCCGAGAACattgagagagagaagagggagagatgATGGTAGTAGTAGTAGTGGAGAGAATAGTAGTttgagaattttatttatttttttaggttttggataattttgcttgcaaaaatctattttttatggACTAATCCAAACTCAAAAGATTGGATTGATAGTAGATGTGTAATTTTTGTAAGGATTTAGCTAATATGTATTATAAAGACACATGTTAAAATTATTgttagtaaatatttttaatttttatttaataaatatattaaaatttaaattttgtatctttttctatataaatttttttaattagtaacTTTAATATGTGTATTGtgttaattaaattctttttaataagaattttagCTAAAAGTTATTATAAGAATACTCTATAaagtgttaaaattaaaatttttatgtttctggTAAATGcactacaaaattttatttttagatttttatgatattaacatctataattttatacaaataatatttataattatatattaggaGTGTTAGGAGATCAGTAAGTTTTGTgatttatagttattaattaataattagtcatcaTTGGTATTTTTAATGGTCTGAAATTTCATctaatgttataaaattattcacttttcttttcctagttaagtgctggcaagattttaataaaagtggtggcccctagactttctcattatatatttattatatttaaaatacataattattcaacaataattaataaatactaaataaaataattttaaattatttaaactgAGTTGTTATTATCTTTCCAACATCATTTTTATATTAAAGAGTCTTTAATTTCATTAGCAAAACTCTCTTGATAAATGTGTGTATCTTAATTACACATGTGTCTATGTCAAGTTATGTGCGGGTAAAAAGATTTCTCGATCAGGAAAAAAAGGCCCAAGGCAAGAGTGTAAGAAGAAGGACTTTAGCCGAACACAGCTAATATAGTTTTTGTTTCGTTGATTTTCTGAGAAAACTGAAAAAGTCTCCATTTCCTTGAGTTGAATTTTGAAGAATGTTAGGAATTCCTAGAGCCACATATGTAACACGTAACAGAGACAAGAAGGAGAAAGACAGAGAGAGGAAAATTAAGGAAGTGGTGGAGGTAGAGTTATTAGAGGCAGAGTGTATTAGTATTATTTGATTTGAGTCCATGGATGGGAGTGGTGGGGATGAATCCCCTTATGGAAATGAAATGATCTCATTATTCAGTATTCACCACGAAATTAATTTGTTGTTTCTATGCAATATCGAATTTTTCTCCACCCGAGAATAATCAGGACATTAATCTTACACCTCAAATATTACTAGTATAATTGAGCCTTAAAAACGATGTCTACATGTTCTTATCTAGAGAAGTTGTCCTTTTAGTAGAGAACAACAGTGACCATAACCAATGCTGTAGAAAGATAATGAGATGAGTCCCAAAGAGGGTTGTGTGGTAACAAAGTCTCCTCAGCATTGGTGGATTAGGGAAAAGATTCAATGGCAACCTCAAAGTATTGGGCCAATAGAGTGTGATGAAGAACTTGAAGCAATATATGTTTGCCACGTGGCAGGGTGCGTAATCTTGGTTGTGTGGACGTTAGAGCCCTAACCACCAATCCTGAGGATGTGAATTTGTGTACACTCAACGAGGCGACTGCTATAAGTCCAAGCCTTGCATCATTTCTGCTCCCAGTGGTAGGCTTCCTCTGCATTTTCTCTCCAGTCTTCCCTTTCTTTGCTAATCGCTTGCTACAAGAGTGCTATGGCTTCCTCCGTCTCCACAGTCGGAGTTGTGAACAGAACCCTAGTACGATTCAGTCTCTTACACTctacttatttgattttatacAAGTATAGTATTAATTAAGTATTGCATTGCAGCTGAGCTTCAATGGATCAGGAGGAGGAAGCTCGGTTCCAAGCTCAGCGTTCTTGGGAAGCAGCTTGAAGAAGGTTCAGTCGAGAATCCCAAACACGAAGGTGAGCCCTGGATGCTTGAAGATTGTGGCGGCGAAAGAGATAGACGAGGAGAGCCAGACAGATGGGGACAGATGGAGGGGTCTGGCATACGATATATCGGATGATCAGCAAGACATCACGAGGGGTAAGGGTATGGTCGACAGCCTTTTCCAAGCCCCTATGCAAACCGGAACTCACTACGCTGTCATGAGCTCTTATGAGTACCTCAGCCAGGGGCTTCGCCAGTCAGTCTCTCTTATTCATTAActcccaccttctttctttctttcttaacctcattcattcattctcttattcttattcattAGGTACGACATTGACAACATGCTTGACGGCTTCTACATTGCCCCTGCTTTTATGGACAAGCTTGTTGTTCACATCACCAAGAACTTCATGACCCTCCCCAACATCAAGGCATGAGTCTCTTACTTACTTATTTTCACACCTCAttcaatcaactaatatttgagcATACAGGTTCCTCTCATTCTTGGTATCTGGGGAGGCAAGGGTCAAGGAAAGTCGTTCCAATGTGAACTTGTTTTTGCCAAGATGGGAATCAAGTGAGTTGATTGCTTACACACACTACTACTAGAATACCCTATCATTCCGTTTAATTAATGAATGTATATATGCAGCCCAATCATGATGAGTGCTGGAGAGTTGGAAAGTGGAAACGCAGGAGAGCCGGCGAAGCTGATCAGGCAGAGATACCGTGAGGCGGCAGATTTGATCAAGAAGGGGAAGATGTGCTGCCTCTTCATCAACGATCTGGACGCAGGAGCTGGTCGTATGGGCGGAACCACCCAATACACAGTCAACAACCAGATGGTCAACGCCACCCTCATGAACATTGCTGACAACCCAACCAACGTGCAGCTCCCCGGTATGTACAACAAGGAGGAGAACCCACGTGTCCCCATCATCGTCACCGGAAACGATTTCTCCACTCTCTACGCTCCTCTTATCCGTGACGGTCGTATGGAGAAGTTCTACTGGGCTCCCACAAGGGAAGACCGTATTGGTGTCTGCACCGGTATCTTCCGTACCGACAATGTTCCCGCCGATGACATTGTCAAGCTTGTTGACACTTTCCCCGGCCAATCCATTGGTAATTAACTAAATCCATATACATACTTGTGTTGTGTTGTTTAATTCTAAGTAACTCTGATGGGAAATGAAATTATGATGTACAGATTTCTTCGGTGCACTTCGGGCGAGAGTGTACGACGACGAAGTTAGGAAGTGGATCTCAGGAGTTGGAGTGGAGGGAGTTGGAAAGAAGCTTGTGAACTCAAAGGAAGGACCACCAACATTTGAGCAACCAAAGATGACACTGGAGAAGCTGTTGGAGTACGGAAACATGCTTGTGCAAGAACAGGAGAACGTGAAGAGAGTCCAGTTGGCTGACAAGTACTTGAATGAGGCTGCTCTTGGTGACGCCAACGCAGATGCCATCAACAGTGGAACTTTTTTCGGCGCCCAGACATAATTCATCATGTTTCTTAGCGTTTTCGTTTCTGTTATTACGTGCACGGACAACAACATGTTAAGTGTACAATAATTTTTCTTCTCTTATCCTCTTTTATATTCTGGATTCCTGTCCTCTATAATTTTGAGTTATATTGTCTACCATGTTACTGAAATCCACTTTTCTGcccttctctttaatttctctgcctATGTTACTCTATTCTACATATCGAATTCATTCGGAACAGAtatcttctttcaaattcactGTTAAACTTATCGAGTTTCTTCCCTCCAATTTCAAACAAACATCGCTGTGATTATCAAACGCATGTGGAAGTAACGCTGCTTAGTTACATATACTCAGCTTGTTATTTATGCacgaaaaagaaaagggaaatgcTAACACTAATATTTTATTGAAATTGATTTAAATGTTAGATGGATATAACAGAAAATTATTAGTTAGCTAACAACAAATCCGacgttatttttatttcaattttattttgggtCATATAACAGGCAACATAAAcatttgtgaaattatatatcataaataataatttaagatttaatataaaatttatcacTTTAATGTTTGGTcttaattcaatttaaattaaattttatattatttttaattattctatcaaaataattatataactaataaaattttattaaattttcatcAAGACGATGTTATCTCTTTAAAATAAAACCGATCTCATTTTAATACTCCAAATATTCTATCCTAATTGCTTTAATActttttttcactattttttctcATCCAATATTTTCATGATTGAACTTTAAGAAAATCTGTTAGAACTTAGAATATATCGTTTGAAAGAAAATGGTAACCAGAGAACAAGTGTGTGGGTCCAAACCATATATGTCCTCGTAATAAATGAGTGAttcatttgtttatattttagaCTGGAAACGAGTGATCCATATTGAAAGTCTCTCTTTTTTTTGGTCAGGGGAAAGTCTCTCTTTTGACCTTATACTGCAAGTcaagaccaaaaaaaaagaacTTATACTGCAAGTCTTTTAAAATattagccttttttttttttggtgactaaaataTTAGCCTTTGATCCATAGATTGACCATTGTGcttgtaaaatatttaaaaaatatgtaactTGAATGGACCTAACCTAAATGCAACGCAAAATGCcgtgttgatttttttattttagtttttcataGGTCCAACATGCAGTAAATAAACTGGCCTTTTATTACTGaccaaaaacaaaattaaaattagccTTTTATTGAATAGGTCCAACAAGaagattatatttttattcttgatcaaatcttaatttttttttaaatttaattttgcctATATACAAATAACTCCCCCCTCTTTTATTTATACAAATAAATTTACAAGTAATTATGACATCAAAAGTATTTCTCAAATCAAGTATTCAAATATAAATGACTTTATAGTTTATACAAGAATAAAGCTCTActttaaaaagaaatttaaacaaaaaagggaaaaaaatacttttccttttctttgccaCAATGTAATGAAAAATGTTGATTTTACCATGAAAGAAACGATTTTATGATGATCAGAACCAAACATTACGCTGAACATGATTCACAAGATACATACTCATATATGAAGGCTTGATCCTGTGATCAatgttatttataaaatattggtGGAGTCATTGACcgaaaaaagtaaaacaaaataaaatagtgcGTGATGAAATGCGTGCCTTTTTACCTAAATGCGCATCTAAAAAACATTAATTCTCAAAATGCGCATGGCTGAAAATTTTTCTGTAAATACGCATAGCCATTTTGTGGCCGCTGCCCGTGAAATGGAAATGAACTCCATTTCAACTATGGTGCCCACGAAATGGGCCACCAATGTCATGCCAACCACACACGAAATGGATATTCCATTTCCATGAGGGCAGCAACGAAATGGAAGGTGATAACTTCAattgtataaaatttatagtgcttggtttgattgattaggtgtttaataattttatacttaaacataaataattaagattaatgTTATAATATTGAGTTAAGATGATGCAATGATTGGCCAAAAACAAgagtaacatatatatatatgcaaaaatagaaTAATTTGAGAATAGATATAATTTCAGatgaaaaaattagtaaaaatatttgatatgtgCTGAATGCTATTTAATGaattagaaaattatatttttttaaagtagtttttatattattatatttattaaatattgtatttttttaaataataatttttttatgcgaATAAAATTGGATAAGATAGAATTAGATGTAGAATTTAAGGTGCAagtaaaatttgaaaagaaaaattgttgCTAGCGATTAATACGTTATTATGAAttacactaaaaaaaattaaatattgatatcAAATTCTATATTGTTAAAAACATATTCATTAATTCATATACCTTTATATTAATATCAAATTTCTAATTCATTAAATAGCATTCAGcacatatcaaatatttttactaattttttcatCTGAAATTATATCTATTCTCAAATTAttctatttttgcatatatatatatatatatatatatatatatatatatatatatatatatatatatatatatatatatatatatatatatatatatatatatatatgttactcTTGTTTTTGGTCAATCATTGCATCATCCTAACTCAATATTATAAcattaatcttaattatttatgtttaagtataaaattattaaacacCTAATCAATCAAACCAAGCACTATAAATTTTATACAACTGAAGTTATCACCTTCCATTTCGTTGCTGCCCTCATGGAAATGGAATATCCATTTCGTGTGTGGTTGGCATGATATTGGTGGCCCATTTCGTGGGCACCATAGTTGAAATGGAGTTCATTTCCATTTCACGGGCAGCGGCCACAAAATGGCTATGCGTATTTACAGAAAAATTTCCAGCCATGCGCATTTTgggaattaatattttttagatgCGCATTTAGGTAAAAAAGCCTGAAATGCGTTTTAGTATTAAGTAAAAcacttttgaaaaaatttaaaagtcaAAGACTTGTCTAACTCAAATAACTTACTTATTTTTATTGGGAAATTATTGATGAATTGTTAAATTTATCAAGAATATTATGATCTTCTAATATTgatattagaataaaaaaaacaacTAAGACCTGTTTAATTCATTCGCATACCTTTTAATATGTTATATTCGGATTCAAATTTTAGCAATATCAAGCAATAAATAAAAACTCTTAAAAATAttagatatataaataaataatgtatatAAATTTATGATGTAATGTATAAAATTTGAGTTATCCAATCTATCTAAAAAAAACAAATCCCACAATTAGTTattgaaagaagaagagaattttgaagaatttatgaagtaaCTTTTATTGAATGAGAAAGAATGTgtacagaaagaaaaggaaccaTATTTTTAATTCTAACAAAACTGATTCTTTTTCACACCCACACTTATTAACTATTCTTGAGGGATATTAACTTGATGGGCTGCTCCTGGTTTATTGAGCTACAGTTGACTTATACTTTGGGCTGTCAATACTCCCCTCAAGCTCAAGTTGCTCCTTGGAACAACGCTGAACTTGTCTTTGAGCTTTTCATAACTGGTTGCTGACAAAGATTTTGTTAAAATATCAGCAACTTGTTCAATTTCAAGAATATGTACAACTTGTAATGACTTCTTGTTGATCTTTTCTCGAACAATTTGGATATCTAACTGAAAGTGTTTCGTTTTGTCATGTAAGACTGGATTTGCAGTGAGCAAAATAGTACTTAAATTGTCACAAAATATTGACAGAGCAGTAGTCAATGCAATTTTCAACTCAGACAGCAAATTCTTCATCCATGTAATCTCTTCTTCACAGGCTGCCAAGCTTCGAAATTCTGCCTCAGTTGACGACCTACTTATAGTTGTTTATTTCCTGCAAGACCAAGTAATCAAATTAGCTCCGAAGAATACACAATAACCCGAAACAGACCTCTAATCCTCTAGATCTGCTGCCCAGTCAGAATCAGAAAAATCATTCAACCTATAGTCATTGCATTTATGTAAGAGCAAACCATATTCTTGTGTTCCTTGAAGATATCGTAAAATCCTCTTCACAGCCTTCCAGTGAGCAAGTAAAGGGTTGTGCATGAATTGAGAAACCTTCCTCACAGCAAAACT
Coding sequences:
- the LOC112733648 gene encoding ribulose bisphosphate carboxylase/oxygenase activase, chloroplastic, giving the protein MASSVSTVGVVNRTLLSFNGSGGGSSVPSSAFLGSSLKKVQSRIPNTKVSPGCLKIVAAKEIDEESQTDGDRWRGLAYDISDDQQDITRGKGMVDSLFQAPMQTGTHYAVMSSYEYLSQGLRQYDIDNMLDGFYIAPAFMDKLVVHITKNFMTLPNIKVPLILGIWGGKGQGKSFQCELVFAKMGINPIMMSAGELESGNAGEPAKLIRQRYREAADLIKKGKMCCLFINDLDAGAGRMGGTTQYTVNNQMVNATLMNIADNPTNVQLPGMYNKEENPRVPIIVTGNDFSTLYAPLIRDGRMEKFYWAPTREDRIGVCTGIFRTDNVPADDIVKLVDTFPGQSIDFFGALRARVYDDEVRKWISGVGVEGVGKKLVNSKEGPPTFEQPKMTLEKLLEYGNMLVQEQENVKRVQLADKYLNEAALGDANADAINSGTFFGAQT